From the Methanobacterium spitsbergense genome, one window contains:
- a CDS encoding tRNA (cytidine(56)-2'-O)-methyltransferase: protein MKVNVLRLDHRRVRDARITTHVCLTARAFGASKVILSGDQDKKIMENVRDVVKRWGGNFEIDYCKRWDKFIDEWKRNGGEVIHLTMYGEAVQNITGIIRESTKDKLVVVGGSRVPSKVYQESDWNVSVTNQPHSEVAALSIFLHTLFDGKEYEIDFKNSELKIIPTAHGKKVLTKYKNSEIDDQ, encoded by the coding sequence ATGAAGGTTAATGTTTTAAGACTAGATCACAGGAGGGTCAGGGATGCCAGAATAACAACTCATGTTTGTTTGACAGCAAGGGCATTTGGGGCTTCTAAAGTTATATTAAGCGGAGATCAAGATAAAAAAATAATGGAAAATGTTAGAGATGTTGTAAAACGTTGGGGTGGGAACTTCGAAATAGATTACTGCAAAAGATGGGATAAATTCATAGATGAATGGAAACGAAATGGCGGAGAAGTAATTCATCTCACAATGTATGGTGAAGCTGTTCAAAATATCACTGGCATAATACGAGAATCAACAAAGGACAAACTGGTTGTTGTGGGAGGTTCACGGGTTCCTTCAAAGGTTTACCAAGAATCAGATTGGAATGTTTCTGTAACCAATCAGCCACACTCAGAGGTTGCAGCTCTTTCTATATTCTTACATACACTATTTGATGGGAAAGAATATGAAATAGACTTTAAAAACAGTGAATTAAAGATTATTCCCACTGCACATGGTAAAAAGGTATTAACAAAATATAAAAATTCTGAGATTGATGATCAATAG
- a CDS encoding fumarate hydratase C-terminal domain-containing protein — MKRICTPINSQIVQDLHVGDKIEVYGTILTGRDAVLPKLVDSIKRGQCFDDLEGSVIMHTAVSDAGISPTTSNKEEIEESIPCLAKSGVKIHIGKGSLGDSTVKLLDKYESIFAVTPPAAALLSSRVISRKVVAFENEGMEAIHLLEVRGIPCIVAAAHAKAIY, encoded by the coding sequence ATAAAACGAATCTGTACTCCAATAAACTCTCAAATAGTTCAAGATTTACATGTTGGGGATAAGATAGAGGTATATGGTACAATTTTAACAGGTAGGGATGCTGTTCTTCCTAAACTGGTTGATTCTATAAAGAGAGGGCAGTGTTTTGATGATCTTGAAGGATCTGTTATTATGCACACTGCTGTCAGCGATGCAGGTATTTCACCCACAACAAGTAATAAAGAAGAGATTGAAGAGAGCATACCGTGTCTTGCTAAATCAGGTGTTAAAATACATATAGGGAAGGGATCACTTGGAGATAGCACAGTTAAGTTATTAGATAAATATGAATCAATTTTTGCTGTTACTCCTCCCGCAGCAGCACTTTTATCAAGCAGAGTAATTTCAAGGAAGGTTGTTGCATTTGAAAATGAGGGTATGGAAGCCATTCATTTATTAGAAGTACGTGGTATACCCTGTATAGTTGCAGCTGCCCATGCTAAGGCTATCTACTAA
- the ppsA gene encoding phosphoenolpyruvate synthase yields the protein MKHVEFFEELRKEDVAVAGGKGANLGELTHAGIPVPPGFVVTSKTYDQFIKETGIFDEIMDILDALDVNKNKELQASAVKIKKIITETTMPDEIKTIIIEAYNALCHRIGKDDVFVAIRSSATAEDLPEASFAGQQDTYLNIRGSEDVVEYVQKCWASLFESRAIFYREENDFDHSKVYIAVVVQEMVNAEKAGVMFTVHPSTGEEKILIEAAWGLGEGVVSGTVTPDTCWYDKEKNEILDYKISDKKVMFDRDPDTGYTVKVDVPEDLREKRVLSNDEITQLAQLGKRIQNHYNFPQDTEWAIEGGKIYMLQSRPVTTLGKDNCESKSEQESEERIIIAKGLGASPGMASGAVKIVRNTDELDKIEKGDILVTVMTTPDMVPAMKRADGIITDEGGVTCHAAIVSRELGIPCVVGTGDGSKILKENSVVTLDGSKGFVYEGKLKTDKKDSTANGSTATVIQNQSILTVTEVKVNVSMPEAAKKASETGADGVGLLRTEHMMLALGVHPKKFIIEGREEELVKALVENILKVADAFYPKTVWYRTLDAPTDEFKSLDGGENEPYEHNPMLGWRGIRRELDEPEILKAEFKAIKKLHEEGYTNIGVMLPLVQHPDELKEAKKIAREVGLKPQKNIEWGIMVETPGAALTIEDFIAEGIDFVSFGTNDLTQYTLAIDRNNENVAGLYSERHPAVMKLIAMVIKECNKAGVKTSICGQAGSMPDIVEQLVELGITSVSANTDAVATVREVVARVEKKLVLKAARKVLQE from the coding sequence ATGAAGCATGTCGAATTTTTTGAAGAACTGAGAAAGGAAGATGTTGCAGTAGCAGGCGGAAAAGGCGCAAACCTCGGAGAATTAACTCATGCAGGGATACCGGTACCTCCCGGATTTGTCGTCACATCCAAAACCTACGATCAATTTATAAAAGAAACAGGGATCTTCGATGAAATAATGGACATTCTTGATGCTCTTGACGTCAACAAAAACAAAGAACTTCAGGCATCAGCTGTTAAGATCAAAAAAATAATAACCGAAACAACGATGCCAGATGAGATCAAAACCATCATAATCGAAGCATACAATGCATTATGCCATCGAATTGGTAAAGATGATGTTTTTGTAGCAATCAGATCCTCTGCAACTGCAGAAGACTTGCCGGAAGCATCTTTTGCTGGTCAACAAGATACCTATCTTAACATAAGGGGTAGCGAAGATGTTGTTGAATATGTTCAAAAATGTTGGGCATCTCTTTTTGAATCACGTGCAATATTTTATCGTGAAGAAAATGATTTCGACCATTCTAAAGTTTACATAGCAGTGGTTGTTCAGGAAATGGTTAATGCAGAAAAAGCAGGAGTAATGTTTACTGTACACCCATCAACTGGAGAAGAAAAGATTCTCATAGAGGCAGCATGGGGTTTAGGGGAAGGAGTTGTTTCAGGAACAGTGACACCTGATACTTGCTGGTACGACAAAGAAAAAAATGAGATTCTTGATTACAAGATCAGCGATAAGAAGGTAATGTTTGATCGTGACCCTGATACAGGATACACAGTAAAGGTTGATGTACCAGAAGATCTTCGTGAGAAACGTGTTTTAAGTAATGATGAGATAACACAACTTGCTCAACTTGGAAAAAGAATTCAAAATCATTATAATTTCCCTCAAGACACAGAGTGGGCAATTGAAGGTGGTAAAATTTACATGCTACAATCAAGGCCTGTAACAACACTTGGCAAGGACAACTGTGAATCCAAATCTGAACAAGAATCTGAAGAAAGGATAATAATCGCTAAAGGACTTGGAGCAAGCCCAGGTATGGCATCTGGGGCAGTAAAAATCGTACGAAATACTGATGAGCTCGATAAAATAGAAAAGGGTGACATATTAGTTACTGTGATGACAACGCCAGATATGGTTCCTGCAATGAAAAGGGCAGATGGTATTATAACTGACGAAGGTGGAGTTACTTGCCACGCAGCAATAGTATCAAGAGAACTTGGAATACCATGTGTAGTTGGTACAGGTGATGGAAGTAAGATTCTGAAAGAAAATTCTGTTGTAACCCTTGATGGAAGCAAGGGATTTGTATATGAAGGAAAGTTGAAAACAGATAAAAAGGATTCCACAGCAAATGGATCAACAGCTACAGTTATCCAAAATCAATCAATTTTAACAGTAACAGAAGTTAAAGTAAATGTTAGTATGCCCGAAGCAGCTAAAAAAGCTTCGGAGACAGGTGCTGATGGTGTAGGTTTGCTTAGAACAGAGCACATGATGTTGGCTTTGGGTGTGCACCCTAAAAAGTTCATTATTGAAGGTAGGGAAGAAGAACTTGTCAAAGCTCTTGTTGAAAATATTTTAAAGGTTGCAGATGCATTTTATCCCAAAACAGTATGGTACAGAACATTAGATGCTCCTACTGATGAATTTAAGTCGCTTGATGGTGGAGAAAATGAACCATACGAACACAATCCTATGTTGGGTTGGAGGGGTATTAGAAGGGAACTAGATGAACCTGAAATATTGAAAGCTGAGTTTAAAGCAATAAAAAAACTCCATGAAGAGGGATATACCAACATAGGTGTTATGCTTCCATTGGTTCAACATCCAGATGAGCTTAAGGAAGCCAAGAAAATAGCAAGAGAAGTTGGATTGAAACCTCAAAAGAATATAGAATGGGGTATAATGGTTGAAACTCCCGGAGCTGCTCTAACAATTGAAGACTTCATTGCTGAGGGAATTGATTTTGTTAGTTTCGGAACAAACGATTTAACACAATACACACTTGCAATAGATCGTAACAATGAAAACGTGGCGGGACTTTATTCTGAGAGACATCCTGCAGTTATGAAGTTAATTGCAATGGTAATCAAGGAGTGTAACAAAGCAGGTGTTAAAACAAGCATATGTGGGCAAGCAGGAAGCATGCCTGACATTGTTGAACAACTGGTAGAACTTGGAATTACAAGTGTATCTGCCAATACAGATGCTGTTGCAACTGTTAGAGAAGTTGTTGCAAGAGTTGAAAAGAAGCTAGTACTCAAAGCAGCAAGAAAAGTCTTGCAAGAGTAG
- the rplJ gene encoding 50S ribosomal protein L16, with translation MVRAYTRKDYIRKIPGSRIVQYDMGNLSAEFPLKVTLVVKEAAQLSHNALEAARIASNRYMQRKAGRMGYHLKIRVYPHHIVRENPMATGAGADRVQDGMRKAFGKAVSSVAIVKPNQKVLTIYTNKRNFKDAKESLRRAAMKFPVTCRIEVEEGSELVK, from the coding sequence ATGGTTAGAGCATATACTAGAAAAGATTACATCAGGAAAATTCCAGGTTCAAGAATAGTTCAATATGATATGGGCAACCTCTCAGCTGAGTTCCCTTTAAAAGTAACGTTGGTTGTCAAAGAAGCAGCACAGTTATCTCACAATGCACTTGAAGCAGCTAGGATAGCTTCAAACAGGTACATGCAGAGAAAAGCCGGAAGGATGGGTTATCATTTGAAGATAAGGGTTTACCCTCATCATATAGTAAGGGAAAATCCAATGGCTACTGGAGCAGGTGCTGATAGGGTACAGGATGGTATGAGGAAGGCATTCGGTAAAGCTGTAAGCTCTGTTGCAATTGTAAAACCAAATCAAAAGGTTTTAACTATTTATACTAACAAAAGGAACTTTAAAGACGCTAAAGAATCTTTAAGAAGAGCAGCAATGAAGTTTCCAGTAACATGTAGAATTGAAGTTGAAGAAGGCTCAGAACTAGTTAAATAA
- a CDS encoding PQQ-dependent sugar dehydrogenase, translated as MNKKLLIIPLIIIFAVLIILILPKPVTQTGFQSEVVADNLDIPWAMDFLPNNTMIFTQRGGNVSLLMDNGVENIGNINVTANGESGLLGIAVDPQFSQNRYVYLFYTSNNGNRVSRFVLNDQLQNETVLIDRIPSGSIHNGGRIKFGPDGKLYITTGDANNRTSAQDLNSLSGKILRINKDGTVPSDNPFNNFVYTYGNRDPQGLAWNPSNGILYESEHGDIQNDEINILISGGNYGWPNYQGNETAQGIQTPLYVYTDMTLAPSGIAFYNNKLYVAGLRGSQLREISLSNNGTSIIGQNALFTQLGRIRDAVVHDGYIYICTSNRDGRGIPQIGDDKIIRIKVN; from the coding sequence ATGAACAAAAAATTGCTTATAATACCATTAATAATAATTTTCGCCGTGTTAATTATACTCATCTTACCTAAACCAGTCACGCAAACGGGATTTCAATCAGAGGTAGTTGCAGATAATCTGGACATACCTTGGGCAATGGACTTTTTGCCAAATAACACAATGATATTCACTCAGAGGGGCGGAAATGTGAGTCTTTTAATGGATAATGGTGTAGAAAATATTGGTAACATAAATGTGACTGCCAATGGTGAATCTGGATTATTAGGTATAGCTGTTGACCCTCAATTTTCTCAGAATAGATATGTATATCTTTTTTATACCTCTAATAATGGAAATAGGGTTTCAAGATTTGTTTTAAATGATCAACTTCAAAATGAAACAGTATTAATCGATAGAATTCCATCAGGTTCGATACATAACGGTGGGAGAATAAAGTTCGGGCCCGATGGAAAACTATACATTACAACAGGGGATGCTAACAATAGAACTTCTGCACAGGATTTAAATTCCCTTTCTGGAAAGATTTTGAGAATAAATAAGGATGGTACAGTTCCTTCAGATAATCCATTCAATAATTTTGTGTATACCTATGGCAACAGAGATCCACAGGGGCTTGCATGGAATCCTAGTAATGGAATTTTGTATGAATCAGAACATGGAGACATACAGAATGATGAAATTAACATCTTGATTAGCGGAGGTAATTATGGTTGGCCAAATTATCAGGGAAATGAAACTGCACAGGGAATACAAACACCTTTGTATGTTTATACTGATATGACGCTTGCACCATCGGGAATTGCTTTTTACAATAACAAACTATATGTTGCAGGGCTCAGAGGTTCTCAATTAAGGGAGATAAGTCTTTCAAATAATGGCACAAGTATCATTGGACAAAATGCACTGTTTACCCAATTAGGAAGAATTCGGGATGCAGTTGTGCATGATGGATACATCTATATCTGCACTTCCAATAGGGATGGAAGAGGTATTCCTCAAATTGGAGACGATAAAATCATAAGGATCAAAGTTAACTGA
- a CDS encoding phosphatidylglycerophosphatase A, with amino-acid sequence MKTNICIDDIKIKKDKHTTVFYRDNGFQTIGNSTIGNGIGYVKSIVYHGMENREQPLPYTLGEVNDEEIFKEKNKYLNAIFEFNEVEKPLAAILSPINKINFEAVNTTNITALVNVYPGSKLFLSILLFVNYDLDSKTLVRILKSTIDSKSAALWDMGVINHFSFDPLDLEDNESIIIASTGSAEVVSPELVNELVKDVQINVRQAVKNALSHNGYPKDVVEYMKDVGVEVDDLVDAGMELVVGVEETPEISEKLRKQIYHSLEDLNVVSFIIAGIRLEEDYEKHRVLGVDVDDDPAYLYSDEVFGMSVANQIAGTKAIFNFKRYDEAKPGIISKLGPVLDDVFAGLVAGCMSKIFEV; translated from the coding sequence ATGAAAACAAATATTTGTATAGATGATATTAAGATTAAAAAAGATAAACATACCACGGTATTTTACAGAGATAATGGGTTTCAGACCATTGGAAATTCTACAATTGGAAATGGAATTGGATATGTGAAGTCAATTGTATATCATGGAATGGAAAATCGAGAACAACCTCTTCCCTATACTTTGGGTGAAGTTAATGATGAAGAAATTTTTAAAGAAAAAAATAAATATTTAAATGCAATTTTTGAGTTTAATGAAGTTGAAAAACCTCTTGCTGCAATATTAAGCCCCATAAATAAGATTAACTTTGAAGCTGTAAACACAACTAATATTACAGCACTTGTAAATGTGTATCCCGGAAGTAAATTGTTTTTAAGTATTCTATTATTTGTAAACTATGACCTTGATTCAAAAACTCTTGTAAGAATTTTAAAATCCACAATCGACTCTAAATCTGCAGCTTTATGGGATATGGGTGTTATAAATCATTTTTCATTTGATCCACTTGATCTTGAGGATAATGAATCAATTATTATAGCATCTACTGGTTCTGCAGAAGTTGTATCTCCTGAATTAGTTAATGAACTGGTTAAAGATGTGCAAATAAATGTTAGACAAGCAGTTAAAAACGCTTTGAGTCATAATGGTTATCCAAAAGATGTTGTAGAATATATGAAGGATGTAGGTGTAGAGGTTGATGACCTTGTAGATGCAGGTATGGAACTGGTTGTAGGTGTTGAAGAAACACCAGAAATCAGTGAAAAACTTAGAAAACAAATTTATCATTCTCTAGAGGATCTTAACGTGGTATCATTCATAATTGCAGGTATCAGGCTTGAAGAAGACTATGAAAAACATAGGGTTCTTGGAGTTGATGTTGATGATGATCCTGCATATCTATATTCAGATGAGGTTTTTGGAATGTCAGTTGCAAATCAAATAGCCGGTACTAAGGCAATTTTCAACTTTAAAAGATATGATGAGGCTAAACCCGGAATTATTAGTAAATTAGGTCCTGTTCTTGATGATGTATTCGCAGGTCTTGTTGCGGGATGTATGTCGAAAATATTTGAAGTTTAA
- the upp gene encoding uracil phosphoribosyltransferase, which yields MILKHIEHLLVQDQLTTIRRSGISSTDFRAGMIEIGRLMSYVFADTLEKEKLTVKTPLGISEGIKIKDKKDIVVINVLRAAIPLVDGILRVFTESKCGVVGAWREDIPPFKVNLNYARIPPVENKIVIIADPMLATGNTLNAILNEIKNQGIPKRIILFNVIASGEGIEKVSRHHNDLEIYTCAIDNEVNSDGYIVPGLGDAGDISFGKPHEK from the coding sequence ATGATACTAAAACATATTGAGCATCTACTTGTACAGGATCAACTTACAACAATAAGAAGATCAGGAATAAGTAGCACAGATTTTAGGGCAGGTATGATCGAAATTGGCAGATTAATGAGTTATGTTTTCGCAGACACTCTTGAAAAAGAAAAATTAACCGTTAAAACACCTTTAGGAATATCTGAAGGTATTAAAATTAAAGATAAAAAAGATATCGTTGTTATAAATGTTCTTAGAGCTGCAATTCCACTTGTAGATGGAATATTGAGAGTTTTTACCGAATCTAAGTGTGGAGTAGTAGGTGCATGGCGTGAAGATATTCCTCCATTTAAAGTAAACTTAAATTATGCAAGAATCCCACCTGTTGAGAATAAAATTGTTATAATTGCTGATCCAATGCTTGCCACAGGCAATACACTTAATGCAATTTTGAATGAAATAAAAAATCAGGGTATTCCAAAAAGAATTATACTATTTAATGTGATAGCATCTGGAGAAGGAATAGAAAAAGTTTCAAGACACCACAATGACCTAGAGATTTATACTTGTGCCATTGACAATGAAGTTAACAGTGATGGATATATAGTCCCTGGACTTGGAGATGCTGGAGATATCTCTTTTGGAAAACCCCATGAAAAATAA
- the cobS gene encoding adenosylcobinamide-GDP ribazoletransferase, with the protein MSILNDQNDESKKEGSKINGFFGLISFSTIIPLNIHTSIKEMATYTWAWPIIGAAIGIIVGAFGFLLVDLMHLPQLIAAAMIYSFSIWFTGFHHLDGLIDFGDGMMVHGTPEKKIDVMRDKRIGTGGMAYLLIVGLITFTAIASIPIGFIFYIILISEIAAKMGIVSCATFSKPFPNGTGKYFIEAMNKKLLFLSFILTSTIGFLVFNTVGIIGVVMGILSGVLIALIAKKNFKWATGDVLGTSNEVARMLALLIMVAMFTI; encoded by the coding sequence ATGTCAATATTAAATGATCAGAATGATGAATCCAAAAAAGAAGGAAGTAAGATAAATGGTTTCTTTGGTTTGATATCCTTCTCAACAATAATCCCGCTTAATATTCATACAAGCATCAAGGAAATGGCAACTTACACGTGGGCTTGGCCAATAATTGGTGCAGCTATTGGAATAATTGTTGGTGCCTTTGGATTTTTACTTGTTGATCTGATGCATCTACCCCAATTGATAGCAGCAGCAATGATTTATAGTTTTTCAATTTGGTTCACTGGCTTCCATCATCTTGATGGCCTAATAGACTTTGGAGATGGGATGATGGTCCATGGAACCCCTGAAAAAAAAATAGATGTCATGAGGGACAAACGAATTGGTACAGGAGGTATGGCTTATCTTCTGATTGTAGGTCTTATCACATTTACAGCAATAGCATCAATTCCCATAGGATTTATTTTCTATATAATTCTTATTTCAGAAATTGCTGCAAAAATGGGAATTGTTAGCTGTGCAACATTTTCTAAACCATTCCCCAATGGTACTGGAAAATATTTCATTGAAGCAATGAACAAGAAACTTTTATTCTTATCATTTATTCTAACATCCACAATTGGATTTCTTGTGTTTAATACAGTAGGGATAATTGGAGTAGTGATGGGTATTTTATCAGGTGTTTTAATTGCATTAATTGCAAAGAAAAACTTTAAATGGGCTACAGGAGATGTTTTAGGTACATCAAATGAAGTTGCAAGGATGTTAGCACTTTTGATCATGGTGGCGATGTTTACAATCTGA
- the mfnA gene encoding tyrosine decarboxylase MfnA: MEDKGISKTEVFRQLKEFKKKDMTHRSGKILGSMCTCPHPVGLRAYQMFLESNLGDPGLFKGTKAMEDEVITLLGDLLGKQDIHGHIITGGTEANIMAMRAARNSAKLENPGIKDPEIIVPKSAHFSFKKAADMLCLNIMEAKLDSNYKVDVNSIEEMLSKNTVAVVAVAGTTELGKVDPVEDISNICLENNIYLHVDAAFGGYSIPFLTEIGYEFPKFDFKLKGVCSITIDPHKMGLAPIPTGGILFREKKYLDAMSIETPYLTEDRQSTIVGTRTGASTAATWALMKYLGREGYKKVSNQCMEITKLLYEGIIESGFEMVTEPQLNIVAFKSKDISVDELARRLENLGWAVSKSSYPRAIRVIVMPHIKEKHVKAFIEDLKSLNL; encoded by the coding sequence ATGGAAGATAAGGGAATATCAAAAACAGAAGTTTTCAGGCAACTTAAAGAGTTTAAAAAGAAGGATATGACACATCGTTCAGGTAAAATACTCGGCTCAATGTGTACATGCCCCCATCCTGTAGGCTTGAGGGCATATCAAATGTTTTTGGAGTCTAATTTAGGAGATCCTGGTCTTTTTAAAGGAACTAAAGCCATGGAAGATGAAGTTATAACTTTGTTAGGCGATCTTTTGGGTAAACAAGATATTCATGGTCACATAATAACTGGCGGAACAGAAGCAAATATAATGGCAATGAGAGCTGCCAGAAATTCTGCTAAACTAGAAAATCCCGGAATAAAGGATCCTGAAATAATAGTTCCTAAATCTGCACATTTTTCTTTTAAAAAAGCAGCAGACATGCTTTGTTTGAATATTATGGAAGCAAAACTTGATAGTAACTACAAGGTGGATGTTAATTCTATTGAGGAAATGTTATCTAAGAACACTGTTGCAGTAGTGGCTGTTGCAGGAACAACTGAATTGGGTAAAGTTGATCCTGTTGAAGATATATCAAATATTTGTCTTGAAAATAATATTTACCTTCATGTTGATGCGGCATTTGGAGGATATTCTATTCCATTTTTAACTGAAATTGGTTATGAATTTCCTAAATTTGATTTTAAACTCAAAGGGGTATGTTCAATAACAATAGATCCTCATAAAATGGGGCTTGCACCAATACCAACTGGTGGAATTCTTTTTCGTGAGAAAAAGTATCTGGATGCAATGAGCATTGAAACGCCATATCTTACAGAAGATAGGCAGTCCACCATTGTAGGAACTAGAACGGGTGCTTCAACAGCTGCTACATGGGCTCTTATGAAATATCTTGGAAGAGAAGGTTACAAGAAGGTTTCAAACCAATGTATGGAAATAACCAAGCTTTTATATGAAGGTATTATCGAATCCGGATTTGAAATGGTGACAGAACCTCAGTTAAACATTGTTGCTTTTAAATCAAAGGACATATCTGTTGATGAACTGGCTAGAAGGCTTGAAAATTTAGGATGGGCTGTTTCCAAATCGTCATATCCACGTGCCATAAGGGTTATAGTAATGCCCCACATCAAAGAAAAACATGTAAAAGCATTTATAGAAGATCTTAAGAGCTTGAATTTATAA